In one Sphingomonas sp. S1-29 genomic region, the following are encoded:
- a CDS encoding YybH family protein produces MIGLWAVPVLVAAAPIAEPRVAIEAAMRDSAAGWNAGDLDRFLAVYSDDPATSFTGAKGLVRGKAAIRARYIAGYPAIFGPAAKREAIPVLSFVFQDFRLLGDDHALLTARWRLGEGQTGMTTGVPA; encoded by the coding sequence ATGATCGGATTATGGGCAGTGCCGGTACTGGTTGCGGCGGCACCGATCGCCGAGCCGAGGGTGGCGATCGAAGCCGCGATGCGCGATTCGGCGGCGGGATGGAATGCGGGCGACCTCGATCGGTTCCTGGCGGTCTATTCGGATGATCCCGCAACCAGCTTTACCGGGGCGAAGGGCCTGGTGCGCGGCAAGGCGGCGATCCGCGCCCGCTATATCGCGGGGTATCCGGCGATTTTCGGACCGGCGGCGAAGCGCGAGGCGATCCCCGTACTGTCGTTCGTGTTCCAGGATTTCCGGTTGCTTGGCGACGACCATGCGCTGCTCACCGCGCGCTGGCGGCTGGGCGAGGGCCAGACGGGCATGACGACTGGTGTTCCAGCGTGA
- the moaA gene encoding GTP 3',8-cyclase MoaA → MPNSPALIDRHGRTIRYLRVSVTDRCDLRCRYCMAEKMSFLPRSALLSLDEMALIAERFIQRGVSKIRLTGGEPLVRRDAIDLVRRLGNHVGAGLDELTMTTNGTRLVEHAEALADAGVRRINVSLDSIDPDRFRHITRHGDLGQVLAGIRAATAAGIAVKINTVALKGLNEDELPAILAWTVAEGHDLTLIETMPLGAIDEDRADRFVPLTRVFDTLAQRFALVRNAHDSGGPARYWQVDGSTTRLGLISPLTGNFCQGCNRVRLTTEGMLYTCLGHDDSVDLKAAIRSGGLAAVDAALDEAIAAKPAAHDFNVEAGAAPAVSRHMSVTGG, encoded by the coding sequence ATGCCCAATTCCCCCGCCCTGATCGATCGCCACGGGCGGACCATCCGCTATCTGCGCGTTTCGGTCACCGATCGGTGCGACCTTCGCTGCCGCTATTGCATGGCCGAAAAGATGAGCTTCCTGCCGCGATCGGCGCTGCTCAGCCTCGACGAAATGGCGCTGATCGCCGAACGCTTCATCCAGCGCGGGGTTAGCAAGATCCGGCTTACCGGCGGCGAGCCCTTGGTCCGCCGCGACGCGATCGATCTCGTGCGGCGGCTCGGCAACCATGTCGGCGCCGGGCTCGACGAATTGACGATGACCACCAACGGCACCCGACTGGTCGAGCACGCCGAAGCGCTTGCCGATGCCGGGGTGCGGCGGATCAATGTCAGCCTCGACAGCATCGACCCCGACCGCTTCCGCCACATCACCCGCCATGGCGACCTGGGCCAGGTGCTCGCGGGTATTCGTGCGGCGACCGCAGCGGGGATCGCGGTCAAGATCAACACCGTCGCGCTCAAGGGGCTGAACGAGGACGAACTCCCCGCGATCCTCGCCTGGACGGTCGCCGAGGGGCATGACCTCACGCTGATCGAGACGATGCCGCTGGGCGCGATCGACGAGGACCGCGCCGACCGCTTCGTGCCGCTGACGCGCGTATTCGATACGCTGGCCCAGCGCTTCGCGCTGGTCCGCAACGCGCATGATAGCGGCGGTCCAGCGCGCTATTGGCAGGTCGACGGATCGACGACGCGGCTCGGCCTCATCTCGCCGCTCACTGGCAATTTCTGCCAGGGCTGCAACCGCGTCCGGCTGACGACCGAGGGGATGCTCTACACCTGCCTCGGCCATGACGATTCGGTCGATCTCAAGGCGGCGATCCGCAGCGGCGGCCTCGCCGCGGTCGATGCCGCGCTCGATGAGGCGATCGCCGCCAAGCCCGCAGCGCACGACTTCAACGTCGAAGCTGGCGCCGCGCCCGCGGTATCGCGCCACATGAGCGTCACCGGCGGATGA
- the mfd gene encoding transcription-repair coupling factor → MPDISTVLGARQPLTLSGVAAGFVPVLLADLARAAPGGAVLIASDDAEMRAIAGTVPFFAPEIEVLQFPAWDCLPYDRASPSLRTMSERLGALHAIQTRPTRPRLFLTTVNAATQRTLTPFRIRQLVARLAPGERISLGKLAELLSSNGYLRTDTVHDSGEFAVRGGLVDLWPSGSDSALRLDFFGDEIESVRTFDPTDQRTTGRIDGFTLLPASEALLDEASIKRFRGRYRERFGATATGDPLYQAVSEGRRLAGMEHWLPLFEERLETLFDHLPDDAVVVRDANAPAAAESRFEGIADYQANRVRAQSTDVGSYRPLGTDQLYLLADEWAGLLKEARAHLISHFHEPASATVLDFEVDGPRDFAPERTAQANVYEAVVAHVAKLRKEGRKPILASYSIGARERLGGLLADHGLKGAVHADSWQEALGITAPLPEREGSGVGRGLEARQPSTQPDRSTSIPPTPSPSLAGRGAKSAAVALIVLPLDHGFTAPGIAVLTEQDMLGDRLIRRTKRKKSTDAFLAELSSLSPGDLVVHVDHGIGRYKGLTSIPVGQSPHDCVALEYAGGDKLYVPVENLDVLSRYGSGEEAATLDRLGGEAWQRRKSKMKERIREIAGELIIVAAKRATRPGQIAEPDSSGYPSFLDRFPYEETEDQDRAIEDVLGDLSAGKPMDRLVVGDVGFGKTEVALRAAFVAAMAGMQVAVVCPTTLLARQHYTNFSQRFEGFPIRIGRLSRLVPANEAKGVKEGLADGQVDIVIGTHALLSKGIDFKRLGLVVVDEEQRFGVTHKERLKALKADVHVLTLTATPIPRTLQMAMSGLRDLSVIQTPPVDRLAVRTYVMPWDPVVVREALLREHYRGGQAYFVTPKISDLPEIEEYLRREVPEIRYVVAHGQMAPTEVEERMSAFYDKKFEVLVSTTIVESGLDIPSANTMIINRADRFGLAQLYQLRGRVGRGKTRAYAYMTTPAERLMTVAADKRLKVLSDLESLGAGFQLASHDLDIRGAGNLLGDEQTGHIREVGYELYQSMLEEAIMDAKAGRTRDDGELQPGEFSPQITVDAPILIPETFVPDLDLRMGLYRRLNDVDDRPGIEAFAAEMIDRFGKLPEPTENLLVLMEAKLNAKRACIAKLDVGPRGALVAFHADKFPNVDGLLAYVARLEGSAKLRPDMKLAITRPFANPKARLNAALQITRGLAKAAG, encoded by the coding sequence ATGCCCGACATTTCCACCGTTCTCGGCGCGCGCCAGCCGCTTACCCTGTCGGGCGTCGCCGCCGGCTTCGTCCCCGTCCTGCTCGCCGATCTGGCGCGTGCGGCCCCCGGCGGCGCGGTGCTGATCGCGTCCGACGATGCCGAGATGCGCGCGATCGCAGGCACCGTGCCGTTCTTCGCGCCCGAAATCGAAGTGCTGCAATTCCCGGCCTGGGATTGCCTGCCCTATGACCGCGCCAGCCCGTCGCTTCGCACCATGTCCGAACGATTGGGCGCGCTGCACGCGATCCAGACGCGGCCCACCCGCCCCCGGCTGTTCCTCACCACCGTCAACGCCGCGACTCAGCGCACGCTCACCCCGTTCCGAATCCGCCAGCTCGTCGCCCGGCTTGCCCCCGGCGAGCGCATATCGCTCGGCAAACTGGCCGAATTGCTGTCGTCCAATGGCTATCTGCGTACCGACACGGTGCATGATTCGGGCGAGTTCGCGGTGCGCGGCGGGCTGGTCGATCTGTGGCCATCGGGCAGCGATTCGGCGCTGCGGCTCGACTTCTTCGGCGACGAAATCGAAAGCGTGCGCACCTTCGACCCCACCGATCAGCGCACCACCGGCCGGATCGACGGCTTCACCCTGCTGCCCGCGTCCGAAGCATTGCTCGACGAAGCCAGCATCAAGCGCTTCCGCGGCCGCTACCGCGAACGCTTCGGTGCCACCGCGACCGGCGATCCGCTATATCAGGCGGTGAGCGAAGGCCGGCGGCTGGCGGGCATGGAACATTGGCTGCCGTTGTTCGAGGAACGGCTCGAAACGCTGTTCGACCATCTGCCCGACGATGCCGTCGTCGTTCGCGATGCCAACGCCCCCGCCGCCGCCGAGTCGCGATTCGAGGGGATCGCCGACTATCAGGCCAACCGAGTCCGCGCGCAGAGCACCGATGTCGGCAGCTACCGCCCGCTCGGCACCGATCAGCTCTATCTGCTCGCCGACGAATGGGCCGGGCTGCTCAAGGAAGCGCGCGCGCATCTGATCAGCCATTTTCACGAACCCGCCAGCGCCACCGTTCTCGATTTCGAAGTCGACGGCCCACGCGATTTCGCCCCCGAACGCACCGCGCAGGCGAATGTCTATGAAGCCGTGGTCGCGCACGTCGCCAAGCTTCGCAAGGAGGGCCGCAAGCCGATCCTCGCCAGCTATTCGATCGGCGCGCGCGAACGGCTGGGCGGCTTGCTCGCCGATCACGGCCTCAAAGGCGCGGTACATGCCGATAGCTGGCAGGAGGCGCTGGGCATTACTGCCCCCCTCCCTGAAAGGGAGGGGTCGGGGGTGGGTCGAGGCCTGGAGGCACGGCAGCCGAGCACGCAGCCCGACCGTAGCACGAGCATTCCACCCACCCCCAGCCCCTCCCTTGCAGGGAGGGGGGCCAAGAGCGCTGCAGTCGCGCTGATCGTCCTGCCGCTCGATCACGGCTTCACCGCCCCCGGGATCGCGGTCCTCACCGAACAGGACATGCTGGGCGACCGGCTGATTCGGCGGACCAAGCGCAAGAAATCGACCGACGCCTTCCTCGCCGAGTTGTCGTCGCTGTCGCCGGGCGACCTCGTCGTCCATGTCGATCACGGCATCGGCCGCTACAAGGGGCTGACCTCGATCCCGGTCGGGCAAAGCCCACACGATTGCGTCGCTCTCGAATATGCCGGCGGCGACAAATTATACGTGCCGGTCGAGAATCTCGACGTCCTGTCGCGCTACGGATCGGGCGAGGAAGCCGCCACGCTCGATCGACTGGGCGGCGAGGCGTGGCAGCGCCGCAAGTCGAAGATGAAGGAGCGGATCCGCGAAATCGCAGGCGAACTCATCATCGTCGCCGCCAAACGCGCCACCCGCCCCGGCCAGATCGCCGAACCCGATTCGAGCGGCTATCCCTCGTTCCTCGATCGCTTTCCCTATGAGGAGACCGAGGATCAGGACCGCGCGATCGAGGATGTACTGGGTGATCTTTCGGCGGGCAAGCCGATGGACCGGCTGGTCGTCGGCGATGTCGGCTTCGGCAAGACCGAAGTCGCGCTGCGCGCCGCCTTTGTCGCGGCGATGGCGGGGATGCAGGTCGCGGTCGTGTGCCCGACGACCCTGCTCGCGCGCCAGCATTACACCAATTTCAGCCAGCGTTTTGAAGGCTTCCCGATCCGCATCGGTCGCCTCTCGCGCCTCGTCCCAGCCAACGAGGCCAAGGGAGTGAAGGAAGGGCTTGCCGACGGCCAGGTCGATATCGTCATCGGCACCCATGCGCTGCTGTCGAAGGGGATTGATTTCAAGCGCCTCGGCCTGGTCGTCGTCGACGAGGAACAGCGCTTCGGCGTCACTCACAAGGAACGGCTGAAGGCGCTGAAGGCCGACGTCCACGTGCTCACGCTCACCGCCACCCCGATCCCGCGCACGCTGCAAATGGCGATGTCGGGGCTGCGCGACCTGTCGGTGATCCAGACCCCGCCGGTCGATCGCCTGGCGGTTCGCACCTATGTCATGCCCTGGGATCCGGTGGTGGTGCGCGAGGCGCTGCTGCGCGAGCATTATCGCGGCGGCCAGGCCTATTTCGTCACGCCCAAGATTTCGGACCTGCCCGAGATCGAGGAATATCTGCGCCGCGAAGTCCCCGAAATCCGCTACGTCGTCGCGCACGGCCAGATGGCCCCGACCGAGGTCGAAGAGCGGATGTCCGCCTTCTACGACAAGAAGTTTGAGGTGCTCGTGTCGACCACGATCGTCGAAAGCGGGCTCGACATCCCCAGCGCCAACACGATGATCATCAACCGCGCCGACCGGTTCGGCCTGGCGCAGCTATACCAGCTTCGCGGCCGCGTCGGGCGCGGCAAGACGCGGGCTTATGCCTATATGACCACCCCCGCCGAGCGGCTGATGACGGTGGCGGCGGACAAACGGCTGAAGGTGCTGTCCGACCTCGAATCATTGGGTGCAGGCTTCCAGCTCGCCAGCCACGATCTCGATATTCGCGGTGCCGGCAATCTGCTCGGCGACGAACAGACCGGGCATATCCGCGAGGTCGGCTACGAACTCTACCAGTCGATGCTCGAAGAGGCGATCATGGACGCCAAGGCGGGCCGCACCCGCGACGATGGCGAATTGCAGCCCGGCGAATTCAGCCCGCAGATCACCGTCGACGCGCCGATTCTGATCCCCGAAACCTTCGTCCCCGATCTCGACCTGCGGATGGGGCTCTATCGCCGCCTCAACGATGTCGACGATCGTCCGGGGATCGAAGCATTCGCCGCCGAGATGATCGACCGCTTCGGCAAGCTGCCCGAACCGACCGAGAATCTGCTGGTGCTGATGGAAGCCAAATTGAACGCCAAGCGCGCGTGCATCGCCAAGCTCGACGTCGGCCCGCGCGGCGCGCTGGTGGCGTTCCATGCCGACAAATTCCCCAATGTCGACGGGCTGCTGGCCTATGTCGCGCGGCTCGAAGGATCGGCAAAGCTACGCCCCGACATGAAGCTGGCAATCACCCGCCCATTCGCGAACCCCAAGGCAAGGCTGAACGCCGCGCTGCAAATCACACGGGGGCTGGCAAAGGCGGCTGGCTAA
- a CDS encoding PilZ domain-containing protein, giving the protein MTSAVSYADQREVDRDLVDYRARGFGPDARPLSLQIVNISPHGMMARLEANYVAGQRIRVTLPVMGVMVAEIRWALGGRIGCSFDVAIDLASYYELLATMLKR; this is encoded by the coding sequence GTGACCAGTGCCGTATCCTATGCCGACCAGCGCGAAGTCGACCGCGACCTGGTCGATTACCGCGCGCGCGGCTTCGGCCCCGATGCGCGCCCGCTGTCGCTGCAGATCGTCAATATCTCGCCGCACGGGATGATGGCGCGGCTCGAGGCCAATTATGTCGCGGGGCAGCGCATCCGCGTGACGCTGCCGGTGATGGGGGTGATGGTGGCCGAGATACGTTGGGCATTGGGCGGGCGGATCGGCTGCAGCTTCGACGTCGCGATCGATCTTGCATCCTATTACGAGCTGCTCGCGACGATGCTCAAGCGCTGA
- a CDS encoding DMT family transporter, translating to MGNLIPILAALLGGIGLAVQPPTNAALGRSVGSVLVAALLSFAIGTAILLAIWLAADRTPLANVRSAKPWMLLGGLYGAYFVAAAAFAAPRLGLASMLTIMIASQLVAALVLDQFGLFGLDRAPVSLARVAGVVLVLVGVVLVRRG from the coding sequence ATGGGCAACCTCATTCCAATCCTGGCCGCATTGCTTGGCGGCATCGGCCTGGCGGTTCAGCCGCCGACCAATGCCGCGCTCGGGCGAAGCGTCGGCTCGGTGCTCGTCGCCGCATTGCTGTCGTTCGCGATCGGCACAGCGATCCTGCTCGCGATCTGGCTGGCGGCCGACCGGACCCCGCTGGCGAACGTCCGGAGTGCGAAGCCTTGGATGCTGCTCGGCGGGCTGTACGGCGCCTATTTCGTTGCCGCCGCGGCCTTCGCCGCGCCGCGGCTGGGGCTCGCATCGATGCTGACGATCATGATCGCCAGCCAGCTGGTCGCCGCGTTGGTGCTCGACCAGTTCGGGCTGTTCGGGCTCGATCGCGCGCCGGTAAGCCTCGCGCGCGTCGCCGGGGTCGTGCTCGTGCTGGTCGGCGTGGTGCTGGTGCGCCGCGGCTGA
- a CDS encoding putative bifunctional diguanylate cyclase/phosphodiesterase, with translation MTQADASAAPHLPLFILSFRQRDELAALAARGGWRVVAARRDEAVERRFRASGAELAVVDARGSLAQGLAAVATLAGAGASRPGAIVACVSRGDVGALGDFYSAGATHFLVSPIAEVEFLHALRFARRGIAGEERGDDKPADMLGWRYDPARRTVQLTPALAAMLELGETQTVRALLRTIKREERRMLARALHRLAGGTVTAFAHDLSPLGRVVQHLQRDVRTGRLQSLVEPLGNPPDVGAVLRETMPAVRDEQGARQWIDHALRAGTALQVAVVTLARFDVVNMAYGRAAGDRLLRAAAKRIEEAASAVLGRRAMVARLGGADFAVATREGSDALARATQAVGAALGRPFVVGGEMVPMGARIATAASVEGDDATALLRRVGDALDAPRGEGGRDQIERLATELRQAMEAEQVDILFQPQVAIASGAIVGVEALARWRHPVLGELGAEMLFAAADRAGLALALSEHVQALALRRAAGWPAALGRLRLAINITAGDMAKPDFADILLGRIDASGFPRSRLTIEITESGLIEELGEAARLLAELRRAGCRVAIDDFGTGYSSLAYLKALPLDYLKIDKQLSQDIEGTPRDRIVVRGVIDMARSLGLSVIAEGVETEVQLDLLAKEGCQYFQGFLCAPPIDVAALVALVERQR, from the coding sequence GTGACACAAGCCGACGCCTCCGCTGCGCCCCATCTGCCGTTGTTCATCCTGTCGTTTCGCCAGCGCGACGAACTCGCCGCGCTGGCCGCGCGTGGTGGCTGGCGCGTGGTCGCGGCGCGGCGGGACGAGGCGGTCGAGCGGAGGTTTCGCGCGAGCGGCGCCGAACTGGCGGTGGTCGATGCGAGGGGATCGCTGGCGCAGGGATTGGCGGCGGTGGCGACGCTGGCGGGGGCCGGTGCCTCCCGGCCGGGCGCGATCGTCGCCTGCGTTTCGCGCGGCGACGTCGGCGCGCTCGGGGATTTCTATTCGGCAGGCGCAACGCATTTCCTGGTCAGCCCGATCGCCGAGGTCGAGTTCCTGCACGCGCTTCGCTTTGCGAGGCGCGGGATCGCGGGCGAGGAACGCGGCGACGACAAGCCCGCCGACATGCTGGGCTGGCGTTACGACCCCGCGCGGCGGACGGTGCAGCTGACCCCCGCATTGGCGGCGATGCTCGAGCTGGGCGAGACGCAGACGGTGCGCGCGCTGCTGCGCACGATCAAGCGCGAGGAACGCCGGATGCTGGCGCGTGCGCTGCATCGGCTCGCGGGGGGCACGGTTACCGCGTTCGCGCATGACCTGTCGCCGCTGGGGCGGGTGGTCCAGCATCTGCAGCGCGACGTGCGCACCGGGCGGCTGCAGTCGCTGGTCGAGCCGCTGGGCAATCCGCCCGACGTCGGCGCGGTGCTGCGCGAGACGATGCCGGCGGTGCGCGACGAACAGGGCGCGCGGCAATGGATCGATCACGCGCTTCGGGCGGGCACCGCGCTGCAGGTCGCGGTGGTGACGCTCGCGCGGTTCGATGTGGTCAACATGGCGTATGGCCGTGCGGCGGGGGATCGACTGCTGCGCGCGGCGGCCAAGCGGATCGAGGAGGCGGCATCGGCGGTGCTGGGGCGGCGAGCGATGGTTGCCAGGCTCGGCGGCGCCGATTTCGCGGTCGCGACGCGCGAGGGGTCTGACGCGCTTGCACGCGCGACGCAGGCGGTGGGAGCGGCGTTGGGGCGGCCTTTCGTCGTCGGCGGTGAGATGGTGCCGATGGGCGCGCGGATCGCGACCGCGGCGAGCGTCGAGGGCGACGATGCGACCGCGCTGCTGCGCCGCGTCGGCGATGCGCTCGATGCGCCGAGGGGCGAGGGCGGTCGCGACCAGATCGAGCGACTGGCGACCGAGCTGCGCCAGGCGATGGAAGCCGAGCAGGTCGATATCCTGTTCCAGCCGCAGGTGGCGATCGCGAGCGGGGCGATCGTCGGGGTCGAGGCGCTGGCGCGCTGGCGGCACCCGGTGCTGGGCGAACTGGGCGCCGAGATGCTGTTCGCCGCTGCCGACCGTGCGGGGCTCGCGCTGGCGCTGTCCGAGCATGTCCAGGCGCTGGCGTTGCGGCGTGCGGCGGGCTGGCCCGCGGCGCTCGGGCGATTGCGGCTGGCGATCAACATCACTGCGGGCGACATGGCCAAGCCCGACTTCGCCGACATCCTGCTCGGGCGGATTGACGCCAGCGGCTTCCCGCGTTCGCGACTGACGATCGAGATCACCGAGAGCGGCTTGATCGAGGAATTGGGCGAGGCGGCGCGGCTGCTCGCCGAACTGCGCCGCGCGGGATGCCGGGTGGCGATCGACGATTTCGGCACGGGCTATTCGAGCCTTGCCTATCTAAAGGCGCTGCCGCTCGATTACCTCAAGATCGACAAGCAGTTGAGCCAGGACATCGAAGGCACTCCGCGCGACCGGATCGTGGTGCGCGGGGTAATCGACATGGCGCGCTCGCTGGGGCTGTCGGTGATTGCCGAAGGGGTCGAGACCGAGGTGCAGCTCGATCTGCTGGCCAAGGAAGGGTGCCAGTATTTCCAGGGCTTTCTGTGCGCGCCGCCGATCGACGTCGCGGCGCTGGTGGCGTTGGTAGAGAGGCAGCGATGA
- the recG gene encoding ATP-dependent DNA helicase RecG, translating to MRPDLLNPLFAEVTVLKGVGPAIAKPLERLKLSRVVDVAFHLPTGWIDRCPRDELDMADAGRVIAIQLTAVDYKSSAGRGPTRAHAVDAKGNYVSLVYFGGNSGWVKKLLPLGEPRFVSGKLELYGQELQIVHPDIVVPPEEASTVGGREAIYPQAEGINSKRLAAFAAQAIERAPELPEWIEPSLKAKHGWPGWREALAAIHADPSNEKARARLAYDEVFANQLALLLVRGEARSKRGRPLVGDGRLRDRLDLPYSPTGAQSRSIGEIEGDMAQNRPMLRLLQGDVGSGKTLVATMALLIAVEGGAQGALLAPTEILARQHYETLSRTLAGIASVAILTGRDKGRVRESTLMGLADGSIDILIGTHAIFQDTVTYKALGLVVVDEQHRFGVAQRMLLQAKAAVPPHLLVMTATPIPRTLTLAQYGEMDVSRLDEMPPGRQPIETRVLSEERLAEVVEALGRHLEGGGQAYWVCPLVEESETSDMAAAEMRAETLRRRFGDAAVALVHGRMKPLEKDAEMARFSEARAGVLVATTVIEVGVDVPNATLIVIEHADRFGLAQLHQLRGRVGRGGGKSVCLLLRGGTLSETSRARLALMRESNDGFRIAEEDLRLRGSGELLGTRQSGEMTFRLAAPEMLGDLLPPANSDARLLVDRDGGLSGERGQAARVALYLFERDAAVGLLRSG from the coding sequence ATGCGACCCGATCTACTCAATCCATTGTTCGCCGAGGTAACCGTCCTGAAGGGGGTGGGGCCGGCGATCGCCAAGCCGCTCGAGCGGCTGAAGCTGTCGCGCGTCGTCGATGTGGCGTTCCATCTGCCCACCGGCTGGATCGATCGCTGCCCGCGCGACGAACTCGACATGGCCGATGCCGGGCGGGTGATCGCGATCCAGCTGACCGCGGTCGACTATAAATCGAGCGCGGGGCGTGGGCCGACGCGCGCGCATGCAGTCGACGCCAAGGGCAATTATGTCAGCCTGGTCTATTTCGGCGGCAATTCGGGCTGGGTGAAGAAATTGCTGCCGCTGGGCGAGCCGCGCTTCGTGTCGGGCAAGCTCGAGCTGTACGGCCAGGAACTGCAAATCGTCCATCCCGACATCGTCGTGCCGCCCGAAGAGGCGAGCACCGTCGGCGGGCGCGAGGCGATCTACCCGCAGGCCGAGGGGATCAATTCGAAACGCCTCGCCGCCTTCGCCGCGCAGGCGATCGAGCGCGCGCCCGAGCTGCCCGAATGGATCGAACCGAGCCTGAAGGCCAAGCATGGCTGGCCCGGCTGGCGCGAGGCACTGGCGGCCATCCACGCCGATCCGTCGAACGAGAAGGCGCGCGCGCGACTCGCCTATGACGAGGTGTTCGCCAACCAGCTGGCGCTGCTGCTGGTGCGCGGTGAGGCGCGGTCGAAGCGCGGACGGCCGCTGGTCGGTGACGGGCGGCTGCGCGATCGGCTCGATCTGCCCTATTCGCCGACGGGCGCGCAATCGCGCAGCATCGGCGAGATCGAGGGCGACATGGCGCAGAACCGCCCGATGCTGCGGCTGCTGCAGGGCGATGTCGGATCGGGCAAGACGCTGGTGGCGACGATGGCGTTGCTGATCGCGGTCGAGGGCGGGGCGCAGGGTGCGCTGCTGGCTCCCACCGAAATCCTCGCGCGCCAGCATTACGAGACGCTGTCGCGGACGCTGGCGGGGATCGCATCGGTCGCGATCCTGACCGGGCGCGACAAGGGGCGGGTGCGCGAATCGACGCTGATGGGGCTGGCCGACGGATCGATCGACATCCTGATCGGCACGCACGCGATTTTTCAGGACACGGTGACCTACAAGGCGCTGGGGCTGGTGGTGGTCGACGAGCAGCATCGCTTCGGCGTCGCGCAGCGGATGCTGTTGCAGGCCAAGGCCGCGGTGCCGCCGCATCTGCTGGTGATGACCGCGACGCCGATCCCGCGCACGCTGACGCTGGCGCAATATGGCGAGATGGATGTCAGCCGGCTCGACGAGATGCCCCCCGGTCGCCAGCCGATCGAAACGCGGGTGCTGTCCGAGGAGCGGCTGGCGGAAGTGGTCGAGGCGCTGGGGCGGCATCTCGAGGGCGGGGGGCAGGCCTATTGGGTGTGTCCGCTGGTCGAGGAAAGCGAGACGTCGGACATGGCGGCGGCGGAGATGCGCGCCGAGACGTTGCGGCGGCGCTTCGGCGATGCGGCGGTGGCGCTGGTGCATGGCCGGATGAAGCCGCTGGAAAAGGACGCCGAGATGGCGCGGTTCTCCGAGGCGCGTGCGGGGGTGCTGGTGGCGACGACGGTGATCGAGGTTGGGGTCGATGTGCCTAACGCGACGCTGATCGTGATCGAACATGCCGACCGTTTCGGGCTGGCGCAGTTGCACCAGTTGCGCGGGCGGGTCGGGCGGGGCGGCGGCAAATCGGTGTGCCTGTTGCTGCGCGGCGGGACGCTCAGCGAAACGTCGCGCGCGCGGCTGGCGCTGATGCGCGAGAGCAATGACGGATTTCGCATCGCCGAGGAGGATCTGCGGCTGCGCGGCAGCGGTGAATTGCTCGGAACGCGGCAATCGGGCGAGATGACCTTCCGGCTGGCGGCACCCGAAATGCTGGGCGATCTGCTACCGCCGGCCAACAGCGACGCGCGGCTGCTGGTCGATCGCGATGGGGGGCTCAGCGGCGAGCGCGGGCAGGCGGCGCGGGTGGCGCTATATCTGTTCGAGCGCGATGCCGCGGTGGGGTTGTTGCGGTCGGGATAA
- a CDS encoding succinate dehydrogenase assembly factor 2, giving the protein MDRDTKIKRLRFRAWHRGTKEADLLIGGFFDQHHAGWTDAEIDQFEVLIEEQDVDIMAWAMGTQPVPDHYRGTLMQAMETLNYVPIAR; this is encoded by the coding sequence ATGGACCGCGATACGAAAATAAAGCGCCTGCGATTTCGCGCCTGGCATCGCGGCACCAAGGAAGCCGACCTGCTGATCGGCGGCTTCTTCGACCAGCATCATGCCGGCTGGACCGACGCCGAGATCGACCAGTTCGAGGTGCTGATCGAGGAACAGGATGTCGACATCATGGCCTGGGCGATGGGGACGCAACCCGTGCCCGATCACTATCGCGGCACGCTGATGCAGGCGATGGAAACGCTCAACTACGTGCCGATCGCGCGCTGA